One window of the Longimicrobium sp. genome contains the following:
- a CDS encoding glycosyltransferase family 4 protein — MSRRRARARILFVGSFPPPERHVFGGNVTACAGLMGSAFARELEVLTLDSSARTVPAPPLLARIGYGLARSVRFVASLERSRPDAVLLFCSAGASFAEKAAYAAYARLRGVPSILSMRDGGFMGQYRRSRLFRALARRLVGAPRMLLCQGATWQRYFAETFALPGERLPIVENWVASPGLLALAEDRGRRAAAAGEVSLLFVGHVERTKGVFELLDTVASLAASAPGVRLVIAGDGTARAEAERRAEELGIADRVRFAGWITGREKLDAFAAADVFVLPSHFEGFPNVVVEAMAAGLPVVTTPVGSVADVIEPGKNGLLVPVEDAKALAEAISRLASDPAERRRMGAEGHRTARARFATEAAAERLVALVREVCGGAPPAPLATRPGENPA; from the coding sequence ATGAGCCGCCGCCGCGCGCGCGCGCGCATCCTGTTCGTGGGCTCGTTCCCGCCGCCGGAACGGCACGTGTTCGGCGGCAACGTCACCGCGTGCGCAGGGCTGATGGGCTCGGCGTTCGCCCGCGAGCTCGAGGTGCTCACCCTCGACTCCAGCGCCCGCACCGTGCCCGCGCCGCCGCTGCTGGCGCGCATCGGCTACGGGCTGGCCCGCTCGGTTCGGTTCGTGGCGTCGCTCGAGCGGTCGCGCCCCGACGCCGTGCTCCTCTTCTGCTCGGCGGGCGCCAGCTTCGCCGAGAAGGCGGCGTACGCGGCCTACGCGCGGCTGCGCGGCGTGCCGTCGATCCTGTCGATGCGCGACGGCGGGTTCATGGGGCAGTACCGGCGCTCGCGGCTGTTCCGGGCGCTCGCGCGGCGCCTGGTGGGCGCGCCGCGGATGCTCCTGTGCCAGGGCGCCACCTGGCAGCGCTACTTCGCGGAGACGTTCGCGCTCCCCGGCGAGCGGCTGCCGATCGTGGAGAACTGGGTCGCCTCGCCCGGGCTGCTGGCGCTGGCGGAGGATCGCGGTCGCCGCGCCGCCGCCGCGGGCGAGGTGAGCCTCCTCTTCGTCGGCCACGTCGAGCGCACCAAGGGGGTGTTCGAGCTCCTCGACACCGTCGCCTCCCTCGCCGCTTCGGCGCCGGGGGTGCGGCTGGTGATCGCGGGCGACGGGACCGCGCGCGCCGAGGCGGAGCGGCGCGCGGAAGAGCTGGGGATCGCGGACCGCGTGCGCTTCGCGGGATGGATCACCGGGCGGGAGAAGCTGGACGCCTTTGCGGCCGCCGACGTGTTCGTCCTCCCCAGCCACTTCGAGGGCTTCCCCAACGTGGTGGTGGAGGCGATGGCGGCCGGCCTTCCCGTCGTCACCACGCCGGTGGGAAGCGTGGCGGACGTGATCGAGCCGGGGAAGAACGGCCTGCTCGTTCCGGTGGAGGACGCGAAGGCGCTGGCGGAGGCGATCTCCCGCCTCGCCAGCGACCCCGCGGAGCGGCGACGGATGGGCGCGGAGGGGCACCGCACCGCGCGGGCGCGCTTCGCCACCGAGGCGGCCGCCGAGCGGCTGGTGGCGCTGGTGCGCGAGGTCTGCGGCGGCGCTCCGCCGGCGCCCTTGGCCACCCGTCCAGGCGAAAATCCGGCGTGA